A genomic segment from Bacteroidota bacterium encodes:
- a CDS encoding DUF4783 domain-containing protein: protein MKTQILGFFISLVFSVNAVFAASEQDINNAIRSGNYKMVASFFNESVELNIPGNEGLYSKAQAELILKDFFSKNLPKNFTSKHGGESKEGAKFTIGTLETSTGSFRTYFFIKKEGANLIIKELRIEKE, encoded by the coding sequence ATGAAAACACAAATTTTAGGATTTTTTATTTCGTTAGTTTTTTCAGTGAATGCTGTTTTTGCAGCTAGCGAACAAGACATCAACAACGCGATTCGCAGCGGAAATTACAAAATGGTTGCTTCTTTTTTTAATGAATCAGTCGAATTAAATATTCCAGGCAATGAAGGTTTATATAGTAAGGCTCAAGCAGAATTAATTTTGAAAGATTTTTTTTCAAAGAATTTACCCAAAAACTTTACTTCCAAACATGGTGGAGAATCTAAGGAAGGTGCCAAGTTTACAATTGGAACCTTAGAAACTTCAACCGGCAGTTTCAGAACCTACTTTTTTATTAAAAAGGAAGGAGCAAATTTAATTATTAAAGAACTGCGTATCGAAAAAGAATAA
- the rlmH gene encoding 23S rRNA (pseudouridine(1915)-N(3))-methyltransferase RlmH → MKITLILVGKTDDTFIKQAVELYAKRLSHYIQLNIHVPADIKNSGKLSEMELKEREGELVLKQIQPVDFVLLLDDKGKQFTSVEYAAYLQKLMNAGTKNLVVVVGGAFGFSEKVYKRANAQLSLSKMTFTHQLVRVFFLEQTYRAFTILKGESYHHD, encoded by the coding sequence GTGAAAATTACCTTGATTTTAGTTGGTAAAACCGACGATACATTTATTAAGCAGGCAGTTGAATTATATGCTAAACGTCTTTCGCATTACATTCAGCTAAACATACATGTACCAGCAGATATTAAAAATTCAGGAAAGCTCTCAGAAATGGAATTAAAAGAAAGAGAAGGAGAGTTGGTGTTGAAACAAATTCAACCTGTTGATTTTGTTTTGCTCTTGGATGACAAGGGCAAACAATTTACTTCGGTTGAATATGCAGCTTATTTGCAAAAGTTAATGAATGCAGGTACTAAAAATTTGGTGGTTGTTGTTGGTGGAGCTTTTGGTTTTTCGGAAAAGGTGTATAAACGTGCTAATGCGCAACTGTCGCTGTCAAAAATGACATTTACTCACCAACTGGTGCGTGTTTTTTTTCTTGAACAAACTTACCGAGCATTCACCATTTTAAAAGGGGAATCTTATCATCACGATTAA
- the asnB gene encoding asparagine synthase B, which produces MCGIIGLFTNKTGAQEYRTTVLSMSKKIRHRGPDWSGIYCGEKVIFAHERLAIVDPQSGGQPLYSADKKLVLAVNGEIYNHLELRKELIDYEFQTHSDCEVILALYRKFGINFIDKLNGIFAFALYDVEKDIYFIARDHMGIIPIYMGWDTLGNFYVASELKALEGVCSKIQEFLPGHYLHSTEGQALKKWYTRSWMNFDSVKNNLSDSTQLRTALEAAVHRQLMSDVPYGVLLSGGLDSSIISAITKKFSAKRIESGDTQKAWYPQLHSFAVGLKGSPDLAAAQKVAAHIGSVHHEINFTVQEGLDAIRDVIYHLETYDVTTVRASTPMYLLARVIKSMGIKMVLSGEGADELFGGYLYFHKAPNPEAFHEETVRKLNKLHLYDCLRANKSLAAWGIEGRVPFLDKEFMDIAMQLNPSDKMAGNGKIEKYILRKSFEDLLPESIAWRQKEQFSDGVGYSWIDTLKALAASEVSDEQLANAHFKFPVHPPMSKEEYRYRSIFSELFPSDSAAACVPSVPSVACSTPEALAWDDSFAKTNDPSGRAVKSVHQEAYKE; this is translated from the coding sequence ATGTGTGGCATTATAGGGCTTTTTACAAACAAAACCGGAGCGCAAGAGTATAGAACTACTGTATTGTCGATGTCGAAAAAAATACGCCATCGAGGGCCTGATTGGTCAGGAATATATTGCGGCGAAAAAGTAATTTTTGCGCACGAACGTCTTGCTATTGTTGATCCTCAATCGGGCGGGCAACCTTTGTATAGTGCCGATAAAAAACTGGTACTCGCAGTGAATGGTGAAATTTATAACCATTTGGAATTGCGTAAAGAGTTGATTGATTACGAATTTCAAACGCATTCTGACTGTGAGGTAATTCTTGCTTTGTACCGAAAATTTGGTATAAACTTTATTGATAAGTTAAATGGTATTTTCGCATTTGCATTATATGATGTCGAAAAAGATATCTATTTCATTGCACGCGATCACATGGGAATTATTCCAATTTACATGGGTTGGGATACCCTTGGGAATTTTTATGTGGCTTCCGAATTAAAAGCATTGGAAGGTGTTTGTTCTAAAATACAGGAATTTTTGCCCGGTCATTACCTACATAGCACAGAAGGGCAAGCGCTTAAAAAATGGTATACACGCAGTTGGATGAATTTTGATTCCGTTAAAAATAATCTTAGCGACAGCACACAACTAAGAACTGCACTAGAAGCTGCTGTTCATCGACAGTTAATGAGTGATGTGCCTTATGGAGTTTTGCTTTCAGGTGGGTTGGACTCGTCGATTATTTCTGCCATCACAAAAAAATTCTCGGCCAAACGTATCGAAAGCGGCGATACTCAAAAAGCCTGGTATCCACAATTGCATTCGTTTGCTGTTGGATTAAAAGGTTCTCCCGATTTAGCTGCTGCTCAAAAAGTGGCGGCTCATATTGGTTCGGTACATCACGAAATAAATTTTACAGTGCAAGAAGGATTAGATGCCATTCGTGATGTAATTTATCACCTCGAAACTTACGATGTAACTACCGTGCGCGCTTCAACCCCAATGTATTTGTTGGCTCGAGTTATAAAATCAATGGGAATAAAAATGGTACTATCAGGTGAAGGAGCCGATGAACTTTTTGGAGGATACTTGTATTTTCATAAAGCCCCTAATCCCGAAGCCTTTCACGAAGAAACAGTACGTAAATTAAACAAGCTTCATTTGTACGATTGCTTGCGCGCAAACAAATCACTTGCAGCTTGGGGAATCGAGGGCAGAGTTCCATTTTTAGATAAAGAATTTATGGACATAGCCATGCAACTAAATCCCAGCGATAAAATGGCTGGCAATGGTAAAATTGAAAAATACATCCTTCGTAAATCATTTGAAGATTTGCTTCCCGAAAGCATTGCTTGGCGCCAAAAAGAACAATTCAGCGATGGTGTAGGATATTCCTGGATTGATACCTTAAAAGCTCTTGCTGCTTCTGAAGTTAGTGATGAACAGCTGGCAAATGCCCATTTTAAATTCCCGGTTCATCCACCCATGTCAAAAGAAGAGTATCGTTATCGCAGTATTTTTAGCGAGTTGTTTCCATCGGATTCGGCAGCGGCATGTGTACCTTCTGTTCCTTCGGTAGCTTGCAGCACTCCCGAAGCACTGGCTTGGGATGATTCCTTCGCAAAAACAAATGATCCTTCGGGCAGAGCTGTCAAAAGTGTGCATCAAGAAGCCTACAAAGAATAA
- a CDS encoding DUF349 domain-containing protein — protein sequence MQENEQNTLTPDESYFDTSSQQFAAEPPVVEEEQHLDEHSSEFEIAGLNKEQLFQKLEEVVKADNLSSISNQVRLLREAFHELVKVETDAKLNAYIEDGGLKEDFEMRKDALDDKFENLVSNYHKKRQDLKVQKEKQILENTATKKLIIQELKDLMKEEENISKAYQKFQALQTKWRSVGNVAPAEYNNLWQNYQFCVSQFFDVMKISKDLRELDQKKNLELKTELCEKAEALAAENSIHKALEEIRQLQNQWKEIGNVGKEANEQIWERFRAASDKVFDRNKENVARIKAKQQENLLAKTALCEQLEAELSACNYTGINEWKKAGDRINEIWVQWQKIGFTPKEDNNATWNRFKTARHKFYTQKDAFYSSLREVQNKNLAQKKSLCEKAESMIENKDWSATTEAYKKLQAEWKTVGPVDRKVSDKIWNRFKKACDTYFENKSKNFAERDAVFIENHTKKLAVIEKFKLLEIQEDNKLNLEAVKNLQTEFNAIGEVPYKQFESLQSSYRAAVNEYLGKIKEKKGAEDKSFYQMKYEQMQQTPQGKDEISKERYHLQDKIKRIQADINQLENNLGFFGKSKNADAMKLEFQHKIDRSKEEVAKLKAQLKLIPLV from the coding sequence ATGCAAGAAAACGAACAAAATACCCTGACCCCAGATGAGTCGTATTTCGATACCTCGTCTCAGCAATTTGCTGCTGAACCTCCTGTAGTTGAAGAAGAGCAGCATCTTGACGAACACTCTTCTGAATTTGAAATTGCAGGCCTTAACAAGGAACAGCTCTTTCAGAAACTGGAAGAAGTAGTAAAAGCAGATAACTTATCTTCTATTTCGAACCAAGTGCGCCTGTTACGTGAAGCTTTTCATGAACTCGTAAAAGTTGAAACAGATGCGAAGCTAAACGCTTATATCGAAGATGGTGGATTAAAAGAAGACTTTGAAATGCGCAAAGATGCCCTCGATGATAAGTTTGAGAACTTAGTTAGCAACTATCATAAAAAACGACAAGACTTAAAAGTTCAAAAAGAAAAACAAATCCTCGAAAATACTGCTACTAAAAAGTTAATCATTCAGGAGTTAAAAGACCTGATGAAAGAGGAAGAAAATATATCCAAAGCATATCAAAAATTTCAGGCGCTACAAACTAAATGGCGTTCAGTAGGTAATGTTGCTCCTGCTGAGTATAATAACCTTTGGCAGAATTATCAGTTTTGCGTAAGTCAGTTTTTTGATGTGATGAAAATCAGCAAAGACCTGCGTGAATTGGATCAGAAAAAAAACCTGGAGTTAAAAACCGAACTCTGTGAAAAAGCAGAAGCTTTAGCTGCCGAAAACTCTATTCACAAGGCTCTTGAAGAAATCCGTCAATTGCAAAATCAATGGAAAGAAATTGGTAATGTTGGTAAAGAAGCAAACGAACAAATTTGGGAACGCTTTAGAGCTGCATCCGACAAAGTTTTTGATAGAAATAAAGAAAATGTTGCGCGCATTAAAGCAAAACAACAAGAAAATTTATTGGCTAAAACCGCTTTGTGCGAGCAACTCGAAGCTGAACTATCTGCCTGCAATTACACCGGAATAAATGAATGGAAAAAAGCCGGTGACCGCATCAATGAAATTTGGGTACAATGGCAAAAAATTGGTTTCACTCCAAAGGAAGACAACAATGCAACTTGGAATCGTTTTAAAACCGCGCGTCATAAATTTTATACTCAAAAAGATGCCTTTTATTCCTCCCTTCGTGAAGTACAAAACAAAAATTTAGCGCAAAAAAAATCATTATGTGAAAAGGCAGAGAGTATGATTGAAAATAAGGATTGGTCGGCTACAACCGAAGCTTATAAAAAATTACAAGCAGAATGGAAAACAGTAGGTCCTGTAGACAGAAAAGTATCTGACAAAATATGGAACCGTTTCAAAAAAGCCTGCGATACTTACTTTGAAAATAAAAGTAAAAACTTTGCTGAACGGGATGCAGTTTTTATTGAAAATCACACCAAAAAATTAGCTGTAATTGAAAAATTTAAATTGCTCGAAATTCAAGAAGACAATAAATTAAACTTAGAGGCGGTAAAAAATTTACAAACTGAGTTTAATGCGATTGGTGAAGTTCCTTACAAGCAGTTTGAATCACTGCAAAGTTCTTATCGTGCTGCGGTAAATGAATACCTTGGAAAAATAAAAGAAAAGAAAGGTGCAGAAGATAAATCGTTTTACCAAATGAAGTATGAGCAAATGCAACAAACTCCTCAAGGTAAAGATGAGATATCGAAAGAACGTTATCACTTACAAGATAAAATAAAACGCATACAGGCCGACATTAATCAATTGGAAAACAATCTTGGATTTTTCGGGAAATCGAAAAATGCGGATGCTATGAAACTTGAATTTCAACATAAAATTGACCGCAGTAAAGAAGAAGTTGCGAAATTAAAAGCACAACTTAAACTCATACCACTAGTTTAA
- a CDS encoding 30S ribosomal protein S6 codes for MLKDYETVFIMTPVLSEDQTKEAVSKYKEYLTSNGAKLVHDESWGLKKLAYPIQKKSSGFYHVIQFQAPGNLVANLEVTYKRDERILRFLTVALDKHAVAWASKRIGRSAEKKSASAAV; via the coding sequence ATGTTAAAAGATTATGAAACCGTTTTCATTATGACTCCCGTTTTGTCTGAGGACCAGACAAAGGAAGCGGTAAGTAAGTACAAAGAGTATCTTACAAGCAACGGCGCCAAATTGGTGCACGATGAGAGTTGGGGCTTGAAAAAGCTGGCCTACCCAATTCAAAAAAAATCTTCAGGTTTTTACCATGTTATCCAGTTTCAAGCACCGGGTAATTTAGTAGCGAATTTAGAAGTAACTTACAAACGCGACGAGCGCATTTTACGTTTCTTAACAGTAGCTTTAGATAAGCATGCTGTAGCCTGGGCTTCAAAAAGAATTGGTCGTTCGGCAGAGAAAAAATCAGCTAGTGCTGCAGTTTAA
- a CDS encoding 30S ribosomal protein S18 codes for MASKSAEIRFLNPPTVETQKKKYCRFKKSGMKYIDYKDANFLLKFVNEQGKILPRRLTGTSIKYQRKVGTAIKRARHLALMPYVADMLK; via the coding sequence ATGGCATCAAAATCCGCAGAAATAAGATTTTTGAATCCTCCAACAGTTGAGACTCAAAAGAAAAAATATTGCCGCTTTAAAAAAAGTGGTATGAAATATATCGATTACAAAGACGCTAACTTTTTATTGAAGTTTGTAAACGAACAAGGTAAAATTTTACCACGCCGTTTAACTGGAACTTCCATAAAATATCAACGCAAAGTGGGTACTGCTATTAAAAGAGCACGTCACTTAGCCTTGATGCCTTATGTAGCTGATATGTTAAAGTAA
- a CDS encoding 50S ribosomal protein L9, with amino-acid sequence MEIILKQDVKHLGYKNDILKVKNGYGLNYLIPQGLAKVADASAKKVLAETKKQTAFKEEKLRKAAMSTADFLKEVVVKVGAKAGENGKIFGSVTSLQLADAIKKLGHDIDRKSITIDDDHIKSLGEYTAKARLSRDVVADIKFEVVEE; translated from the coding sequence ATGGAAATTATATTAAAACAAGACGTAAAACACTTAGGATATAAGAATGATATCTTAAAAGTGAAAAACGGATATGGCCTAAATTACCTTATCCCGCAAGGTTTGGCAAAAGTTGCCGATGCTTCTGCGAAAAAAGTGCTTGCTGAAACAAAAAAGCAAACAGCATTTAAAGAAGAAAAATTGCGTAAAGCTGCTATGAGCACTGCTGATTTCTTAAAAGAAGTAGTTGTGAAAGTAGGTGCTAAAGCAGGTGAGAACGGAAAAATATTTGGTTCCGTAACATCATTACAATTGGCCGATGCAATTAAAAAGTTAGGTCATGATATTGATAGAAAATCAATCACCATTGATGACGACCATATTAAATCCTTAGGAGAATATACAGCAAAAGCACGTTTATCGCGCGATGTAGTTGCTGATATTAAATTTGAGGTAGTGGAAGAATAA
- a CDS encoding glycosyltransferase, whose amino-acid sequence MNSVIVIFTSILVTLYLIYFLRLRFLWTKQENYNVVLPNTPITKVSIVIAARNETKNISTCLHDIIHQNYPTDLVEIIVVDDNSNDDTVSIIQQISKAHPKNEVRLIELKDTSKNKSPKKRAIAAAISAATGDLLISTDADCRFPKNWISNIEAFYRERNAKLIVAPISIKQEVKNSFLIDFQYYDMQSLVMSGAASLFAQKALLCSAANMAFNRIAYLQIQHQIKGQSLASGDDMFLLLAFQNQFPNDIHFIKSNEVLVETVPQTSLSDFIHQRLRWAAKGFYYRNSYVQVVAFIVLAINLMLLTTAISSFFYPNSILLFLLLFLTKLFVDYYFMRAAYPFFKEKIKFYKAALIVLMYPILIGAIALFALQGSYNWKGRKLH is encoded by the coding sequence ATGAATAGTGTAATTGTAATTTTTACTAGTATACTAGTAACGCTGTATTTGATATATTTTTTGCGCTTGCGTTTTTTATGGACCAAGCAAGAAAACTACAATGTTGTTTTGCCCAACACTCCAATTACCAAAGTCTCGATAGTAATTGCCGCTCGAAACGAAACTAAAAATATTAGTACGTGCCTCCACGATATTATCCATCAAAATTACCCAACAGATTTAGTAGAAATTATTGTAGTTGATGATAATTCCAATGATGATACGGTTTCTATAATACAACAAATTAGTAAAGCGCATCCAAAAAATGAAGTTCGACTTATTGAATTAAAAGACACTTCTAAAAATAAAAGCCCTAAAAAAAGAGCAATAGCAGCAGCAATTTCTGCAGCCACCGGCGATTTGCTCATCAGCACCGATGCCGATTGCCGTTTTCCTAAAAATTGGATCTCTAACATCGAAGCTTTTTACCGTGAACGAAATGCTAAATTAATTGTAGCGCCTATTTCTATTAAACAGGAAGTTAAAAATTCCTTTCTGATAGATTTTCAATACTACGATATGCAGAGTTTAGTAATGAGCGGAGCTGCTTCCTTGTTTGCTCAAAAAGCGCTTTTGTGCAGCGCTGCAAACATGGCATTTAATAGGATTGCATATCTACAAATACAGCATCAAATTAAAGGTCAATCGCTCGCTTCCGGTGATGACATGTTCTTACTACTTGCGTTTCAAAATCAATTTCCAAATGATATACACTTTATTAAATCAAACGAAGTGTTGGTTGAAACTGTTCCTCAAACAAGCCTTTCCGATTTTATTCATCAACGTTTAAGGTGGGCTGCTAAAGGATTTTATTATCGAAATAGTTATGTACAAGTAGTTGCATTTATCGTACTTGCAATAAATCTAATGTTGTTAACAACTGCTATTAGTTCTTTTTTTTATCCCAACAGTATTCTCTTGTTTTTACTTTTATTTTTGACAAAGTTATTTGTCGATTACTATTTTATGCGTGCAGCCTATCCTTTTTTTAAAGAAAAAATAAAATTTTACAAAGCTGCACTCATTGTTTTAATGTATCCTATTTTAATAGGAGCAATTGCTTTGTTTGCCTTGCAAGGAAGCTATAATTGGAAAGGAAGAAAATTACATTGA
- a CDS encoding flippase-like domain-containing protein produces the protein MLSSTQKKRISFSIKTLLVLLCLAYLYSKLSAVNGKTLSTDFIQKLTGSNRYYLLIALALVLANWSIEAVKWKFLIQRLEPITFTASLKSILAGISASLVTPNRAGEFIGKLFFLRKASKPDALILSMVGSISQVMLTLCFGLVALHQYLYKNALLTAYYYPVLVVVLGVNILSIYLFYNFKNIAISWKKWNFIHSIIPYNLESIELTKRDLSKVILLSLFRYIIFTVQFLLILKIANLIVNPIESALLVFLCFFIVSLMPTFAITELGVRGSVAVALFCENPDSCAEVLAAAFIVWFINLALPAIVGAYYVFQLRFFSSEDE, from the coding sequence ATGTTGAGCAGTACACAAAAAAAGCGAATCAGTTTTAGTATTAAAACCTTGTTGGTATTGCTTTGCTTGGCTTATTTGTATTCAAAGTTGTCAGCTGTTAATGGTAAAACACTGTCCACCGATTTCATCCAAAAATTAACCGGAAGTAATCGTTATTATTTGTTGATTGCTTTAGCCTTGGTGCTAGCAAACTGGTCGATTGAAGCTGTAAAGTGGAAATTTTTAATTCAACGCCTTGAACCTATAACTTTTACTGCCTCACTAAAATCAATACTGGCAGGTATTAGTGCTAGTTTGGTAACACCCAATCGAGCAGGAGAATTTATTGGTAAACTATTTTTTCTTCGCAAAGCATCAAAACCCGATGCGCTCATTTTAAGCATGGTTGGAAGCATAAGCCAGGTAATGCTCACACTTTGTTTCGGTTTAGTTGCCTTGCATCAGTACCTCTATAAAAATGCGCTGTTAACTGCTTACTATTATCCTGTATTGGTAGTTGTTTTAGGTGTAAATATACTTTCCATTTACCTATTCTATAATTTTAAAAATATTGCCATTTCGTGGAAAAAATGGAATTTTATACATTCAATTATTCCCTATAATTTAGAGTCTATTGAACTCACAAAACGCGATCTTTCTAAAGTGATTTTGTTATCGCTTTTTCGGTATATCATCTTTACAGTGCAGTTTTTACTCATTTTAAAAATAGCCAACCTCATCGTAAATCCCATTGAAAGTGCCTTGCTTGTTTTTTTGTGTTTTTTTATTGTTTCATTGATGCCCACTTTTGCCATTACCGAATTAGGTGTTCGAGGATCGGTTGCTGTTGCATTATTTTGTGAAAATCCGGATAGCTGCGCCGAAGTGTTAGCTGCTGCGTTTATAGTATGGTTCATAAATTTAGCATTGCCTGCCATTGTTGGTGCATACTATGTTTTTCAACTTCGTTTTTTTAGTTCTGAAGATGAATAG
- a CDS encoding RluA family pseudouridine synthase has translation MLDKSDILYEDNHIIAVNKKPSQIVQGDKTGDAPLSDFVKQYIKENYGKPGEVFLGTVHRIDRPVSGVVLFARTSKALTRLNELFRTKEIQKTYWAVVRERPLAEAGTLVHYLKKNEAQNRSKAYETETAGALRSELDYKLIASSAAYFLLEINPHTGRHHQIRVQLSSMGCPIKGDTKYGFKRGNEDASIHLHARSVEFVHPVTKQKITIIAKAPNEVLWNEFSRLTADKHNA, from the coding sequence ATGTTGGATAAAAGCGATATACTTTACGAGGATAATCACATTATTGCCGTAAATAAAAAGCCTTCGCAAATTGTGCAAGGTGATAAAACCGGTGATGCTCCTTTGAGCGATTTTGTAAAGCAGTACATTAAAGAAAATTACGGAAAACCAGGCGAGGTGTTCTTAGGAACAGTGCACCGTATTGACCGCCCTGTTAGTGGTGTAGTTCTATTTGCACGCACCAGCAAGGCCCTAACTCGTTTGAACGAACTTTTCAGAACCAAAGAAATACAAAAAACCTATTGGGCAGTGGTACGAGAAAGACCTTTGGCAGAAGCGGGAACGTTGGTGCATTACCTTAAAAAAAATGAAGCTCAAAACCGAAGTAAAGCATATGAAACAGAAACTGCCGGAGCCTTGCGATCAGAATTAGATTATAAATTAATTGCTTCGTCTGCTGCTTATTTTTTACTTGAAATTAATCCACATACCGGAAGGCACCATCAAATTCGTGTTCAATTATCGAGTATGGGTTGCCCCATCAAAGGTGATACGAAATATGGATTTAAGCGAGGCAATGAAGATGCTAGTATACATTTGCATGCCCGTAGTGTCGAATTTGTACATCCGGTAACGAAGCAAAAAATAACAATAATTGCGAAAGCTCCCAATGAGGTTTTATGGAATGAATTTTCACGTTTAACAGCCGATAAACACAACGCTTAA
- a CDS encoding response regulator transcription factor — MEKDKAKIKLVLVDDHQMLLDGLAALLQGEQRFDLVGLCNNAKYALELIESTAPDIVITDINMPEISGVELTRMIRKYYPKIKVLALSMFGERSTISEMLEAGISGYILKNTGKEELINALVKVHEGGMYFSDEITEELIKSISQKTEIKEEIQVRLTERELEIVKLIAAEKSNLEIATQLFISERTVETHRKNIFRKTNTKGVVGLLKLAMEQKWI; from the coding sequence ATGGAAAAGGACAAGGCAAAAATTAAACTGGTTTTGGTTGACGATCATCAAATGTTGTTGGATGGATTGGCTGCTTTGCTCCAGGGTGAGCAACGATTTGATTTGGTTGGATTGTGCAATAATGCCAAATACGCGCTTGAATTAATTGAATCAACAGCTCCCGATATAGTTATTACAGATATTAATATGCCCGAAATATCAGGTGTTGAGCTTACCCGAATGATACGAAAATACTATCCCAAAATAAAGGTATTGGCACTTTCAATGTTTGGTGAACGTAGTACTATAAGCGAAATGCTGGAGGCAGGAATTTCGGGCTATATTTTGAAAAATACAGGTAAGGAAGAATTAATCAATGCCTTAGTAAAGGTGCACGAGGGCGGTATGTATTTTAGTGATGAAATTACTGAAGAACTTATAAAATCGATTTCGCAAAAAACAGAAATAAAGGAGGAGATACAAGTTCGATTAACCGAAAGAGAATTAGAGATTGTAAAGTTAATAGCGGCCGAGAAAAGCAATTTGGAGATAGCTACCCAATTATTTATTAGTGAACGAACAGTTGAAACCCACCGAAAAAATATTTTCAGAAAAACCAATACCAAAGGAGTAGTAGGTTTGCTGAAGTTAGCGATGGAACAAAAGTGGATTTGA
- a CDS encoding WbqC family protein: MIKAQTLVLSTAYLAPIAYYSEALAYKNIGFEAHEFFIKQTYRNRCEILGANGKQVLSIPLQERKNKSLSKDLRIDYKTSWQQQHWRSIESAYASSPYFEYFQDDLLPFYKKQIPFLLDFNFELQQKIAELMNLQFTCFFTTEYVQTSSEFTDARNLFSPKKQCTKFFPEYIQVFEGKLPFEPNLSILDLLLNLGNESETYLRSLR, translated from the coding sequence ATGATAAAAGCGCAAACACTTGTACTAAGCACAGCCTATTTGGCGCCTATAGCTTATTACAGCGAAGCTCTTGCTTATAAGAACATTGGCTTTGAAGCACACGAGTTTTTTATTAAACAAACTTATCGCAATCGCTGTGAAATTCTTGGAGCTAATGGAAAGCAGGTATTAAGTATTCCGCTTCAAGAGCGAAAAAATAAAAGTCTAAGCAAAGATCTTCGTATTGATTATAAAACTTCTTGGCAGCAACAACATTGGCGGAGCATAGAAAGTGCTTATGCTTCATCTCCTTACTTCGAGTACTTTCAAGATGACTTATTACCATTTTACAAAAAACAAATCCCTTTTTTACTCGATTTTAATTTCGAGCTGCAGCAAAAAATAGCTGAATTAATGAACCTTCAGTTCACTTGTTTCTTTACAACTGAATACGTGCAAACAAGCAGTGAGTTTACCGACGCACGAAATTTGTTTTCACCCAAAAAACAATGCACAAAATTTTTCCCCGAATACATACAGGTATTTGAAGGAAAATTGCCCTTTGAGCCCAATTTAAGTATACTTGACTTGCTCCTAAATTTAGGTAATGAAAGTGAAACTTATTTACGCTCGTTAAGATAA